One genomic segment of Oncorhynchus nerka isolate Pitt River linkage group LG16, Oner_Uvic_2.0, whole genome shotgun sequence includes these proteins:
- the LOC115119236 gene encoding putative proline-rich protein 21: MVQHYTRSTTPAALPRQHYTSSTTPTALHQQHYTGSTTPAALHQQHYTSSTTPAALHQQHYPGSTTPAALHQQHYTSSTTHAALHRQHYTGSTTPAALHQQHYTSSTTPAALHQQHYTSSTTPAALHQQHYTRSTTPVALHQQHYTSSTTPAALHQQHYTSSTTPAALHQQHYTRSTTPAALHPQHYTSSTTPAALHPQHYTSSTTPAALHPQHYTRSTTPAALHPQHYTSSTTPAALHPQHYTRSTTPAALHQQHYTSSTTPSALHQQHYTSSTTPAALPP, encoded by the exons ATGGTGCAG CACTACACCCGCAGCACTACACCAGCAGCACTACCCCGGCAGCACTACACCAGCAGCACAACACCCACAGCACTACACCAGCAGCACTACACCGGCAGCACTACCCCGGCAGCACTACACCAGCAGCACTACACCAGCAGCACTACACCAGCAGCACTACACCAGCAGCACTACCCCGGCAGCACTACACCCGCAGCACTACACCAGCAGCACTACACCAGCAGCACTACACACGCAGCACTACACCGGCAGCACTACACCGGCAGCACTACCCCGGCAGCACTACACCAGCAGCACTACACCAGCAGCACTACACCCGCAGCACTACACCAGCAGCACTACACCAGCAGCACTACACCAGCAGCACTACACCAGCAGCACTACACCCGCAGCACTACACCAGTAGCACTACACCAGCAGCACTACACCAGCAGCACTACACCCGCAGCACTACACCAGCAGCACTACACCAGCAGCACTACACCAGCAGCACTACACCAGCAGCACTACACCCGTAGCACTACACCAGCAGCACTACACCCGCAGCACTACACCAGCAGCACTACCCCCGCAGCACTACACCCGCAGCACTACACCAGCAGCACTACACCAGCAGCACTACACCCGCAGCACTACACCCGCAGCACTACACCCGCAGCACTACACCCGCAGCACTACACCAGCAGCACTACACCCGCAGCACTACACCCGCAGCACTACACCCGCAGCACTACACCCGCAGCACTACACCAGCAGCACTACACCAGCAGCACTACACCCTCAGCACTACACCAGCAGCACTACACCAGCAGCACTACACCAGCAGCACTACCCCCCTGA